The Aeoliella mucimassa genome includes the window GGCCGGCGTGCATCGGGATGGGGCGAGACTCCGCTCAGCGTACAATGGGTCTGGCCATCGAGTCTCGACTACGCTTTTCGCAGCCAGGCGATTCACTCGTTTACCACGCAGATGGCAAAGCGGTGGGCTGAGTTTCGTGAGTTCGGGCATCCTCTGCAAATTGGGCAGCGATTCCAAGACCAGGTGCTCACGCCCGAGATTGCCCGCTTGCGAACCGAAACTCCCAACGAACAACCGTCGCTTCCCTTGCTCGCAGGGTTGCTCTGCTGCGCAGCATTCGACATAGCAACTTACGACGCGTTCGGCGCGCTGCATGAACAACCGATCTGGAGTCTGCTTGGTCATGATTATATTAGCTCCGATCTGAGTGAGTTCCTGAAGCCCGACGGGGCTGACGAGTTTAGCTTTGCTGGGCGTTACGTGGCCGACTTCCTTAAGACGCCCGGCGACCACCAACTCGAGGCATGGCACCTGGTGGGTGGGCTCGACCCCCTTTCGCCCGATGAGCTTACCGGCACTGAGCCGCAGGATGGCCATCCGGTTTTGCTGCGGGAGTGGATTGAGCGTGATGGTCTGCGGTGTTTAAAAGTGAAACTCCGAGGCAACGATCAAGCTTGGGATTACGATCGTTTGGTGCAGGTCGCCAACATTGGTCAAAGCTCTGGCGTGCAGCATCTCACGGCCGACTTCAACTGCACGGTCACCGATCCGGCGTACGTGATCGAAGTGCTCGATCGCTTACAAAGCGACGAACCAGCGATTTACGATAGTCTCTTGTACGTGGAACAGCCGTTTCCTTATGATTTGGAGCGATACGAGATTGATGTCAGTCAGCTGGCCCAACGCAAGCCATTGCTCATGGACGAAAGTGCTCACGACTGGCACTTGGTGCGGTTCGGTCGGCGTTTAGGGTGGAACGGCGTCGCACTCAAAACCTGCAAAACACTCACTGGAGCATTGCTCTCGATGTGTTGGGCGCAGGCTCATGGCATGTCGCTCATGGTGCAGGATCTCACGAACCCCATGCTTGCTCAGCTCAGTCATCTGCAACTCGCCGCTCATTGTCATACGTTGCGTGGAGTGGAGACCAACGCCATGCAGTTTTACCCCGCTGCGTCGGACATCGAGGCCCGCGTACACCCGGGGGCCTATCGCCGCATCGGTGGACAGGTAGATCTCTCCACCCTCCAGGGCCCAGGTTTTGGGTACCGACTGGCCGAAAGTGCCCGTCCGCTCCCCGAACCAGTCGTCCGGATTGGCGCTTTAGACGACTGAAATGCAACTGTTATTCGGACATTTCGCTCCGCTATTACATTCATCCGGTGGTTACAAGACGCTGGCTCCATAACCTATAATTTCGAAAGTGCCGACTGTTCTAGCCGACAGTTCTACTCGTCGTGTGAACCAGCACCGAGTCCCCGGCACCCATCAATCGACTTCCATTGAATTACCGTATCAAGGTTCATCATGTTTGCATTCCGCTACAGTGTTGTGGTTGCTCTTTTCGCCGGGATGGCTTCGGCCGTACTGGCAGCCGAGTCGCACGATTGGGAGAATCCCCATACGATCGGCATCAACAAACTGCCAGGGCGTGTCTTTTCGATGCCCTATGCGACAGCTACCGAGGCACTTAAAACACCATGGCGTGATTCGAGTCAGGTGCAGTCGCTCAATGGAGCCTGGAAGTTCCACTACTCGAAACGCCCTGAAGATCGCCCAGTCGATTTCTTTAAGTCTGACTTTGATACTTTGGCTTGGGAGAACATTCAGGTGCCAGGCAACTGGCAGACGCAGGGATACGGAGTGCCGATTTACACAAATGTCACGTATCCATTCCAACGCGATTGGCCCAAGGTTACCAGCGAACCTCCGGCCGACTGGACTGCTCACGAATACCGAAACCCAGTAGGGAGTTACCGCCGAACGTTCGAACTGCCGACCGATTGGAATGGCAGCGAGGTGTTCATTCACTTTGGTGGAGTCGAGTCGGCTTTTTATCTCTGGGTGAACGGCGAAAAGGTTGGCTACAGCCAAGGCAGCTATCTGCCGGCTGAGTTCCGGCTGACCAAGTACCTTAAGCCGGGCGAAAATACGATTGCCGTGGAGGTGTATCGGTGGTCCGACGGTTCGTACCTGGAAGACCAAGACTTTTGGCGGTTGAGTGGTATCTTCCGCGACGTGCTGCTGTACCGAACTCCGGCGGTGCGATTGCAGGATTACCATATTGCTCAGGATATGGATGCCAGTTATCAGAACGCATCGTTCGCTGTGCATGCAACGCTTCAGAACCTTGGCGATGCGGAGCAAGGTAGCATGGTTCGCGCAGCATTGTACGATGCTTCCGGCAACCAGGTCTGGCAATCGCAGATCGAAGCCAAGTTGGGATCCGCCAGAACGACCGAAGTCGAGCTCGCCGGCAAGCTGTCCGACGTGCATCCCTGGACTGGCGAAACCCCCTACTGTTACGACTTGGTGCTTTCGCTGATCAACGATAAAGGCAAAGTAACCACCGCCCATCACCACACGGTTGGTTTCCGAAAGGTCGAAATCAGCGGAAAAGGCGAGTTCCTCGTCAACGGCAAGCCGATCATCTTCAAAGGCGTGAATCGTCACGAGCATCATCCCGACTTCGGTCGTGCGGTAACTCGAGAGTCGATGCTTCGCGATCTTGAATTGTTTAAGCAGCTCAACGTGAACGCGGTGCGATTGAGCCATTATCCGAACCATCCCGATTGGTACGAACTGTGCGATCGCCACGGAATCTATATGGTGGACGAAGCCAACATCGAATCGCACGGCTACGGGTACGGTGACGATTCGCTCGCCCACGTTGCCGATTTTCAGAATGCCCACGTGAATCGTTGCGAGCGAATGGTGCTCCGCGACCGCAACCATCCGGCGATCGTCATGTGGTCGCTCGGCAACGAGGCCGGTTTTGGCGAGAACTTTAAAGCAGCCAGCGCGGCGATTCGCGCCATCGACAGCTCCCGCCCGGTGCACTACGAGCGGGCACCGTTCGATGTGCCGGCGACCAGTGTGAATAGCGTGATGTACCCCGGCGTCGAGTGGTTGCACTCCGTAGGCAAAGCGAACAACCCACGCCCGCAATTTGTCTGCGAATACGCCCACGCGATGGGCAACGCCATTGGCAATCTCGACGAGTATGTGGAAGCCTACGAAGCGTACCCTCGCTTGATTGGCGGTTGCATTTGGGACTGGGTCGATCAAGGCCTTCGTCGGCCGAATCCCGATGGCAAGATCGCTCCCACCGGGCGGAGCGATTACTTTGCCTATGGCGGCGACTACGGCGATAAGCCCAACAGCGGCAACTTCTGCATCAATGGTGTTGTGACTGCCGATCGTCAGATCACCGCCAAATCCATGCAGGTAAAGCATAGCTACCAACCTGCTCAGTTCACATTCGATGGCAGCCAGCTGCGGCTTCGTAACGAGTTGTTCCATACCGATCTCAGCAAGCGTTGCGATTTGGCTTGGTCCATCACCCGCGATGGAGAGTCGATCGCCAGCGGAACCACGAAGCTGCCGGAGATTGCCCCTTGGACCACCGAACCAGTTGCTCTGCAACTGCCGAAGGTCGAGCCGGTTGCGGGATCCGACGTGCGACTGAATCTGCAACTCAAGCTTATTGAGGACGAACCACTGCTGCCGAAAGGCTACGTGCTGGCCGATGATCAGTTTGGACTCCCTTCGCCAGATGCCGAATTGAAGCAACCGGAGAAGATGGGCAAGTTCAGCGTAACCAAGAATCGCGGTGAGCAAGGCGAAGGCTACTCGATCAGAACGGCGAAGATGACCGCCGAGATCGACGCGACCGGACAGCTCACTTCCTTGTCGTGTGGCGGGCACAACTTGCTCACCAATGGCCAAGGGTTCGAGCCCAATTTGTTCCGGGCGCCGACCGATAACGATAACTACCTGGCCGGCGCGATGCGTACCGCCAGGCTCGGCGATCTCAAGCCGGCGGATAATTGCCGTGTGAGTATCACCTACCAATCCGATTTTGTCGTTCAGATCACCGCTCAGCGAACCTACGAGGGCAATGACTTTTACGTAGAGCTGTCGGTCGCTTACACGTTCTTTGGCGATGGTTCTCTGCTGGTCGACTCGGTGATCAATCCTTCGAACAACGAAATGGTGCTGCCTCGCGTTGGGCTTCGCGCTATGTTGCCGAAGGATCTGGATCAAGTCACTTACTATGGTCGCGGTCCCTACGAGAACTACTGTGATCGCAAAACAAGTCAGTTCATTGGTCGTTACAGTGCGACGGTCGATGAACTCTACGAAGACTACGTGCTTCCGCAGAGTATGGCCAATCACTGCGATACCCAGTGGCTGACGCTTCGCGATAAGCATGGCGCGGGTGTCCTGATTCAAGCCTACGAGCCGCTTAGCTTCACCGCACTCAAGTACACCGAGCAGTCGCTCGACACCGCCGCGCATCCCTATGAGCTGACTGCTGAAGACGCAGTCGTACTCAGTCTTGATGGAGCGCATAGTGGTTTGGGAGGTGGATCCTGCGGGCCGAATTGTCTGACCAAATACCAGCATCGGGGACCCGCTCGGGTGAGGTTCTGCATCCATCCACTGCAACCGGGCGATGAGCCCAGCACGATGATTCGCACGCGGGTGCCGGTTAGTCCCAGCTTGCTGGTCAGTCGTGATCGCAACAATCATCTGGTCGTCGACGGAGCTCCTGCAAGCGACGTTCAAGTGGTGTTTGGCGATCAGAAGGCTCAGGCTTTCCAAGAGGGGCTCGACTTCACTCCGGGTGGTTTGGTGGCAGTTCAAGCGGTGCCAAAAGCCGAAGGCGAGCTGCCAGGCGTGGTGACCAAGCGTACGTTCACTCGCAGTATTGATCGTTCGGGCTGGAAGGTGACTGTGAGTAGCGACGACTCCGACGGTCGCGCTCGTGGTTTGATTGACGGCAATAAAAGCACTTTCTGGCATACGCGTTGGCAATCCGATACGCCGCATCATCCGCACGAAGCGGTGATCGACTTCGGCAAACCTATGACGCTGACCGGGCTGCGGGCGACTCCCCGGCAAGGCAACATCAACGGTCGCGTGCAGCGCTACACTGTCGAGGTGAGCGTCGATGGCGAGTCGTGGCACGAAGCTGCCGCGGGTCGCTTGCGAAATACCGAGCGTGCGTCGACGATTCGTTTCGACAAAACCGAAGAGTGCCAGTACGTCCGGTTCACTGCCGAGTCGAGTTACGCCGGCCCGTGGGCGTCGATGGCTGAACTCGAGCCGATCGAAGTGGAGTAATCTGGCAGCATCATCGTCGAGCGAATCGGGTTGTCAGCCAAAGCGCTGGTAGCTCCATGGTGAGTGCTATCCATCAAGGCGATGTCGGCAGAAACGCCTATTCGTATTGCCATTTTAGCAACCATGGATCGTTGGTCTCACGTTGGAATGTCTTAAGTTTCTGCTGTAAGCGAGCGAGTGTCTCGGCATGGACGGGATCGTCGGCCAAATTCCTGGTTTCGTGAGGATCCGACTCAAGGTCGAATAGCTCGAACTTCGGGCGATGGACGTAGCGATCCACGGTCCACGATCCGTAGTTTGCCTGTGGGCCAAGTTGGTATTGGTACTGCCAAGTGGGAGCTGCCCACAGATCCGAAGCAAACGGAAACGGCAAATCGGAAGCGATGTTCCAGATCAGCTTGTACTTGCGTTCGCGAACCACTCGCATCGGATAGTACATCGTGATCTCATGGAACGTGTGCGAAGCGTATACTTCGTCCCAGCCATCGAAAGAGTCGTTCTTCCAGTACGGCAAAAACGACCGCCCATGGAACGTACCAGCTGCCGCATAAGGCTTCTTAAAGCTCTCCGCTTGTTGGGCCTCCTGTTTCATCTCGCGTAGTATTGGTTGCTTGACGGAATTTGCATTTGTGTCGAATACACCGGCGAAGTCGAGCAGCGTGGGGGTGATATCAACCCAGCTGATCATCGCATCGCACTCCGGCTTGTGAGCATCTGCATAAGGATTGCGGACCACCAGCGGAGAGTGCATGCCCCCTTCGTAAACAGTGGTCTTCGCCCCGGGCATGGCTACGCCGTGATCCGACAAGTAGACGATCAGCGTCTTGTCGTACACACCAGCAGACTTCAAGTGCTCGACCAATCGCCCCACGGCCGCGTCGAGTCGACTCACGGATTGATAGTACTCCGCAAGCTCCTCGCGACAGGCTGCGGTGTCGGGAAGAAACTCAGGAACCACGACATCGTCTGGAGTGTAGGTCACCGTTGGATTTGCGGCCGAAGCGGCTTCGTTTCCAAACCGATTCGGCTGATGCGGCAGATTGCGATTCACTCCCCGCCCTCGGTGCGGATCGTTAAAGCACAGGTAGAGAAAGAATGGCTTCTCGCTCTCTTGCGAGACGAAGTCCGCACAATGGTCGGCCATTTCCATGTCGTTACGGCCACCGCCGGGGAGAACCTGCTGGAAGTGGTAGACACTCTCGGGAGCGACATGGAACTTGCCGCAGCGGGCAGTGCGATAGCCAGCCTTTTCTAAGTAGCGAGGTAAGCTCCCAGCGTTCGCCCAGGTGCTGAACTTATGGTAATCGTGTTCGTGACCGTACTGACCATTGGCGTGATTATGCATGCCGGTAAGAATCACCGATCGACTGGCCGAGCAGCTGGCCGTCGTGCAGAACGCTTTGGTGAAGACGGTACCTTCGCTCGCCAGGGCGTCGATGCTTGGTGTTTGGATCACGCGATTGCCATAACAACCAGCGTCGCAACCATGGTCGTCGGCCACGATGAGCACAATATTTCGCTCCGCCGCAAACGCCCAGGTGCAGCAGAAAGTCGAAATCACAACTCCGAGCAAAGCACGTGCGATCGTTACCCGCTTCAGGTGTGATTGTTTCGAGATGCTAAGAATCATCGGACCATCGGGGGCTGA containing:
- a CDS encoding mandelate racemase/muconate lactonizing enzyme family protein; translation: MLSTTRPGAHAIVNAKQAVSTPKPTDVKVVGAELYFLPVETRVPLKFGHETLTSVTCARARVTVEDRQGRRASGWGETPLSVQWVWPSSLDYAFRSQAIHSFTTQMAKRWAEFREFGHPLQIGQRFQDQVLTPEIARLRTETPNEQPSLPLLAGLLCCAAFDIATYDAFGALHEQPIWSLLGHDYISSDLSEFLKPDGADEFSFAGRYVADFLKTPGDHQLEAWHLVGGLDPLSPDELTGTEPQDGHPVLLREWIERDGLRCLKVKLRGNDQAWDYDRLVQVANIGQSSGVQHLTADFNCTVTDPAYVIEVLDRLQSDEPAIYDSLLYVEQPFPYDLERYEIDVSQLAQRKPLLMDESAHDWHLVRFGRRLGWNGVALKTCKTLTGALLSMCWAQAHGMSLMVQDLTNPMLAQLSHLQLAAHCHTLRGVETNAMQFYPAASDIEARVHPGAYRRIGGQVDLSTLQGPGFGYRLAESARPLPEPVVRIGALDD
- a CDS encoding glycoside hydrolase family 2 TIM barrel-domain containing protein, with amino-acid sequence MFAFRYSVVVALFAGMASAVLAAESHDWENPHTIGINKLPGRVFSMPYATATEALKTPWRDSSQVQSLNGAWKFHYSKRPEDRPVDFFKSDFDTLAWENIQVPGNWQTQGYGVPIYTNVTYPFQRDWPKVTSEPPADWTAHEYRNPVGSYRRTFELPTDWNGSEVFIHFGGVESAFYLWVNGEKVGYSQGSYLPAEFRLTKYLKPGENTIAVEVYRWSDGSYLEDQDFWRLSGIFRDVLLYRTPAVRLQDYHIAQDMDASYQNASFAVHATLQNLGDAEQGSMVRAALYDASGNQVWQSQIEAKLGSARTTEVELAGKLSDVHPWTGETPYCYDLVLSLINDKGKVTTAHHHTVGFRKVEISGKGEFLVNGKPIIFKGVNRHEHHPDFGRAVTRESMLRDLELFKQLNVNAVRLSHYPNHPDWYELCDRHGIYMVDEANIESHGYGYGDDSLAHVADFQNAHVNRCERMVLRDRNHPAIVMWSLGNEAGFGENFKAASAAIRAIDSSRPVHYERAPFDVPATSVNSVMYPGVEWLHSVGKANNPRPQFVCEYAHAMGNAIGNLDEYVEAYEAYPRLIGGCIWDWVDQGLRRPNPDGKIAPTGRSDYFAYGGDYGDKPNSGNFCINGVVTADRQITAKSMQVKHSYQPAQFTFDGSQLRLRNELFHTDLSKRCDLAWSITRDGESIASGTTKLPEIAPWTTEPVALQLPKVEPVAGSDVRLNLQLKLIEDEPLLPKGYVLADDQFGLPSPDAELKQPEKMGKFSVTKNRGEQGEGYSIRTAKMTAEIDATGQLTSLSCGGHNLLTNGQGFEPNLFRAPTDNDNYLAGAMRTARLGDLKPADNCRVSITYQSDFVVQITAQRTYEGNDFYVELSVAYTFFGDGSLLVDSVINPSNNEMVLPRVGLRAMLPKDLDQVTYYGRGPYENYCDRKTSQFIGRYSATVDELYEDYVLPQSMANHCDTQWLTLRDKHGAGVLIQAYEPLSFTALKYTEQSLDTAAHPYELTAEDAVVLSLDGAHSGLGGGSCGPNCLTKYQHRGPARVRFCIHPLQPGDEPSTMIRTRVPVSPSLLVSRDRNNHLVVDGAPASDVQVVFGDQKAQAFQEGLDFTPGGLVAVQAVPKAEGELPGVVTKRTFTRSIDRSGWKVTVSSDDSDGRARGLIDGNKSTFWHTRWQSDTPHHPHEAVIDFGKPMTLTGLRATPRQGNINGRVQRYTVEVSVDGESWHEAAAGRLRNTERASTIRFDKTEECQYVRFTAESSYAGPWASMAELEPIEVE
- a CDS encoding sulfatase family protein: MILSISKQSHLKRVTIARALLGVVISTFCCTWAFAAERNIVLIVADDHGCDAGCYGNRVIQTPSIDALASEGTVFTKAFCTTASCSASRSVILTGMHNHANGQYGHEHDYHKFSTWANAGSLPRYLEKAGYRTARCGKFHVAPESVYHFQQVLPGGGRNDMEMADHCADFVSQESEKPFFLYLCFNDPHRGRGVNRNLPHQPNRFGNEAASAANPTVTYTPDDVVVPEFLPDTAACREELAEYYQSVSRLDAAVGRLVEHLKSAGVYDKTLIVYLSDHGVAMPGAKTTVYEGGMHSPLVVRNPYADAHKPECDAMISWVDITPTLLDFAGVFDTNANSVKQPILREMKQEAQQAESFKKPYAAAGTFHGRSFLPYWKNDSFDGWDEVYASHTFHEITMYYPMRVVRERKYKLIWNIASDLPFPFASDLWAAPTWQYQYQLGPQANYGSWTVDRYVHRPKFELFDLESDPHETRNLADDPVHAETLARLQQKLKTFQRETNDPWLLKWQYE